In Microplitis demolitor isolate Queensland-Clemson2020A chromosome 9, iyMicDemo2.1a, whole genome shotgun sequence, one genomic interval encodes:
- the LOC103573644 gene encoding serine protease inhibitor swm-1-like has translation MKIQTYHQSAMPSPQRIKANQCEQNEVLNICGKTCEPTCHTFSDEVKNCSIKDCKGKMLGCRCKNGFTRDERTGKCVRPNQCSRCDFGEVYLPCGTLCEASCHSSVKPKICQRMFCARSECRCHFEGGFVRDHSTGQCVLQKNCPNNK, from the exons ATGAAAATCCAAACTTACCATCAATCTGCGATGCCTAGTCCACAGA gAATTAAAGCGAATCAATGTGAACAGAAtgaagtattaaatatttgcgGGAAAACTTGTGAACCAACTTGTCATACATTTTCTGATGAAGTCAAAAATTGTTCTATTAAg gATTGTAAAGGAAAAATGTTAGGATGTCGGTGTAAAAATGGCTTTACAAGAGACGAAAGAACAGGAAAATGTGTAAGACCGAATCAATGTTCACGTTGTGATTTCGGTGAAGTTTATTTACCGTGTGGTACATTGTGTGAAGCTTCGTGTCACTCATCagtaaaaccaaaaatttgtCAACGAAtg ttTTGTGCACGATCAGAATGCCGGTGTCATTTTGAAGGCGGATTTGTTAGAGATCATAGCACTGGACAATGTGTGCTTCAGAAAAATTGcccaaacaataaataa
- the LOC103573643 gene encoding serine protease inhibitor swm-1, translating into MFVFIFFLLLTIITADKGCQGYKRYACGPHESVDLCGHSCEPSCDQRDFSAVICLQCTSQTEGCRCNEGYLRYKGRCILPKDCPPKPPTKPTEPTKPVHCAYREIYAACGKTCEGNCTHPYEPEICSRIRCGTQDCRCDLSKGMVRYKGHCIHKSQCPRKCC; encoded by the exons atgtttgtttttatatttttcctgcTGCTAACAATTATAACTGCAGACAAAG gtTGTCAAGGTTATAAGAGATATGCGTGTGGGCCTCATGAGTCAGTGGATCTTTGTGGCCATTCATGTGAACCTTCTTGTGACCAAAGGGATTTTTCTGCGGTAATCTGTtta CAATGTACTAGTCAAACAGAAGGTTGTCGTTGCAACGAAGGGTATTTGAGATACAAAGGACGGTGTATCCTACCTAAAGATTGTCCACCTAAACCTCCAACCAAACCAACAGAACCAACTAAACCAGTCCATTGCGCCTATAGAGAGATTTATGCGGCATGTGGAAAAACTTGCGAAGGCAATTGCACTCATCCTTATGAACCAGAAATATGTTCCCGAATT aGATGTGGAACACAGGATTGTCGATGTGATTTATCTAAAGGAATGGTAAGATATAAAGGACATTGTATTCACAAGAGTCAATGTCCTAGAAAATGTTGTTAA
- the LOC128668600 gene encoding serine protease inhibitor swm-1-like, which produces MTSKTMFFIAAIFCVQIINSQASDNCAKGETMLYCGRMCEATCEKPYITEECKHTNCFVGGCGCDLDRGFVRDPKTDTCVKKANCS; this is translated from the exons ATGACTTCTAAGACGATGTTTTTTATCGCTGCTATTTTTTGTGTACAAATAA ttaattcaCAAGCGAGCGATAACTGCGCAAAAGGTGAAACTATGTTATATTGTGGAAGAATGTGTGAAGCGACATGTGAAAAACCATACATTACTGAAGAATGCAAGCACACt AATTGTTTCGTCGGAGGATGTGGATGCGATTTGGATAGAGGATTCGTTAGAGATCCAAAAACTGATACCTGCGTGAAAAAGGCCAACTGTAGTTAA